A window of the Tunturibacter empetritectus genome harbors these coding sequences:
- a CDS encoding VOC family protein, with protein MFKSNNCVAIHLEDITAAENFYTNVMKFTLLSRSDGYLEYDTGHFLLYVNRDLNTQPPIPSFTVEDINAARQSLLDNGCEILREGQNSLYFRDPFGITYDIIQDNAKSK; from the coding sequence ATGTTCAAATCCAACAACTGCGTCGCCATCCACCTCGAAGACATCACGGCCGCCGAAAACTTCTATACCAACGTGATGAAATTCACACTCCTGTCCCGCTCCGACGGCTACCTCGAATACGACACCGGCCACTTCCTCCTCTACGTCAACCGCGATCTGAACACCCAGCCGCCCATCCCCAGCTTCACCGTCGAAGACATCAACGCCGCAAGGCAATCCCTGCTGGACAACGGCTGCGAGATCCTCCGCGAAGGCCAGAACTCCCTATACTTTCGCGACCCTTTCGGCATCACCTACGACATCATTCAAGACAACGCCAAAAGCAAATAA
- a CDS encoding acyl-CoA carboxylase subunit beta, whose translation MAAAEHPVQADVPVEKSLNHQRKLAELAARHAIAEEGGGEERRERERKSGKLSARERVEFLLDEGTFEETDKFVTHRATDFGMAEQRVPGDGFITGYGRVHGRVVFVFAQDFTVFGGSLSEANAAKIVKIMDMAMRVGAPLVGLNDSGGARIQEGVVSLAGYTDIFLRNTLASGVVPQISAILGPCAGGAVYSPAITDFTVMTEKTSYMFVTGPDVIKTVTHEDVTKEALGGAVTHNEISGVAHFMAHDDQECLATVRELLSFLPSNNLDDAPRRPTQDDPGRADAALDTIIPEESNQPYDMVDVISRVVDDGYFFQVQEHFARNIVVGFARMAGRPVGIVANQPAFLAGVLDINASVKGARFVRFCDAFNIPLITFEDVPGFMPGIQQEHGGIIRHGAKLLYAFAEATVPKLTVITRKAYGGAYCVMSSKHLRTDLNLAWPTAEIAVMGPEGAVNIVYKRELDSTVRRAEAMWPQGKAFTEEEKLAILAEARKDKVEEFRERFANPYVAAERGYIDAVIRPSETRRRLNSALDMLATKRDKNPAKKHGNIPL comes from the coding sequence ATGGCAGCAGCCGAGCATCCCGTTCAAGCAGACGTTCCTGTGGAGAAGTCCCTCAATCATCAACGCAAACTGGCAGAGCTTGCCGCTCGCCACGCTATCGCCGAAGAGGGCGGGGGCGAGGAGCGGCGGGAGCGCGAGCGTAAATCGGGCAAGCTTTCGGCGAGGGAGCGGGTTGAGTTTCTGCTCGATGAGGGCACGTTCGAGGAGACGGACAAGTTCGTTACGCACCGGGCGACCGACTTTGGCATGGCCGAGCAGCGTGTTCCCGGCGATGGATTTATCACTGGCTACGGGCGGGTGCATGGGCGAGTAGTGTTCGTGTTTGCGCAGGATTTTACGGTGTTTGGCGGGTCGCTTTCTGAGGCGAATGCGGCGAAGATCGTGAAGATTATGGACATGGCGATGCGTGTAGGCGCGCCATTGGTGGGACTGAATGACTCGGGTGGGGCGCGCATCCAAGAGGGCGTGGTTTCACTGGCCGGGTATACGGATATCTTTCTGCGAAATACGCTGGCGAGCGGAGTTGTGCCGCAGATCTCGGCGATTCTGGGGCCGTGCGCGGGAGGCGCAGTGTACTCTCCGGCAATCACGGACTTTACGGTGATGACGGAGAAGACGAGCTATATGTTCGTGACCGGGCCGGATGTGATCAAGACGGTGACGCACGAGGACGTGACTAAGGAGGCGCTGGGCGGCGCGGTGACGCATAACGAGATCTCCGGCGTGGCGCACTTTATGGCGCATGACGATCAGGAGTGTCTGGCTACGGTGCGGGAGTTGTTGAGCTTTCTGCCGTCGAACAATCTCGACGACGCACCAAGAAGGCCGACACAGGATGATCCAGGGCGTGCGGATGCTGCGCTCGACACGATTATTCCTGAGGAGAGCAACCAGCCGTACGACATGGTGGATGTGATCTCGCGCGTGGTGGACGATGGCTACTTCTTTCAGGTGCAGGAGCACTTTGCGCGAAATATTGTGGTGGGATTTGCGCGTATGGCGGGGCGGCCAGTGGGAATTGTGGCGAATCAGCCGGCGTTTCTTGCGGGTGTGCTGGATATCAACGCGAGCGTGAAGGGCGCGAGGTTTGTGCGGTTCTGCGATGCGTTCAATATTCCGCTGATCACCTTTGAGGATGTGCCGGGATTCATGCCGGGGATTCAGCAGGAGCATGGCGGCATCATTCGTCATGGAGCGAAGTTGCTGTATGCGTTCGCGGAGGCGACGGTTCCGAAGCTTACAGTGATTACGCGCAAGGCCTATGGCGGGGCGTACTGCGTGATGAGCTCCAAACATCTACGAACGGATTTAAACCTGGCGTGGCCGACGGCGGAGATCGCGGTGATGGGGCCTGAGGGAGCGGTGAATATCGTTTACAAGCGTGAACTGGATTCAACCGTGCGCCGGGCTGAGGCGATGTGGCCGCAGGGGAAGGCGTTTACGGAAGAGGAGAAGCTGGCGATTCTGGCTGAGGCTCGCAAGGATAAGGTGGAGGAGTTTCGCGAGCGGTTTGCTAATCCCTATGTGGCGGCAGAGCGGGGTTACATCGATGCTGTGATCAGGCCTAGTGAGACACGGCGACGGTTGAATTCGGCGCTCGATATGCTGGCGACCAAGCGGGATAAGAATCCTGCCAAGAAGCATGGCAACATTCCGCTGTGA
- a CDS encoding ABC transporter ATP-binding protein → MDSAMLLEVKDLTVGFGRHAAVKGISFQINAGETLGLVGESGSGKSATSLAVLRLLPESARVSGTIRFDGEELLVLPEEAMRRRRGREIAMIFQEPMTALNPVMPVGAQIAEAVAAHHPEVGRRAVRARVLEAMEEVGLPEVELRAKDYPHQFSGGQRQRILIAMAIVNRPRLLIADEPTTALDVTVQAQILELLKALRREYGLAMLFISHDLAVVSKVADRVAVMQHGVIVEQAEARRLFLEPQHAYTRRLLASAPTMKTDRTMPLASEPLASG, encoded by the coding sequence ATGGATTCTGCGATGTTGCTTGAGGTGAAGGATCTTACGGTCGGCTTTGGGCGGCATGCGGCTGTAAAAGGTATCTCGTTCCAGATCAATGCTGGCGAGACACTGGGGCTGGTGGGGGAGTCGGGGTCGGGCAAGTCGGCGACTTCGCTGGCGGTGCTGCGGCTGTTGCCGGAGAGCGCGCGAGTGAGTGGGACGATTCGATTCGACGGCGAGGAGCTGCTCGTGCTGCCTGAAGAGGCGATGCGGCGAAGGAGGGGGCGCGAGATCGCGATGATCTTTCAGGAGCCGATGACGGCGTTGAATCCCGTGATGCCGGTGGGGGCACAGATTGCGGAGGCCGTGGCGGCCCATCATCCGGAGGTGGGACGAAGAGCAGTGAGGGCGCGGGTTTTGGAAGCGATGGAAGAGGTTGGTCTGCCGGAGGTTGAACTGAGAGCCAAGGACTATCCGCATCAGTTTTCCGGAGGTCAGCGGCAGAGGATTTTGATCGCAATGGCGATTGTGAATCGGCCAAGGCTGTTGATCGCTGATGAGCCGACGACGGCGCTGGATGTGACAGTGCAGGCACAGATTTTGGAGCTGTTGAAGGCGCTTCGGCGGGAGTATGGGTTGGCTATGCTGTTCATCTCGCATGATCTGGCGGTGGTGTCGAAGGTGGCCGACCGGGTGGCGGTGATGCAGCATGGGGTGATTGTGGAGCAGGCGGAGGCGAGGAGGCTCTTTCTGGAGCCTCAGCATGCTTATACGCGCAGACTGCTGGCTTCTGCTCCGACAATGAAGACGGACCGGACTATGCCTCTGGCTTCAGAGCCGCTGGCCTCGGGTTGA
- a CDS encoding metallophosphoesterase family protein, with the protein MRALVISDIHGNLEALNAVLAAAEPYDVLWNLGDVVGYGASPNEVVALMRANAQVNVRGNHDRVCCGLTSAVGFNPVARAAAEWTKAELTRENLAWLKAMPQGPVVPEQPNVTCVHGSPLNEDQYILSKRDAWAPLQQAATAITFFGHTHLQGGFSQKEHDWHEIKTQFRTRNAAESWKMLIPEETRHLINPGSVGQPRDSDWRAAFVVYDLEAREIIYHRVPYDLTAAQGRILMAGLPERLAARLREGR; encoded by the coding sequence ATGCGCGCGCTGGTTATTTCTGACATTCACGGGAACCTCGAAGCATTGAACGCAGTTCTTGCCGCGGCAGAGCCGTATGACGTGCTTTGGAACCTGGGTGATGTGGTTGGGTATGGGGCAAGTCCGAATGAGGTTGTAGCGCTGATGCGGGCGAACGCGCAGGTGAATGTGCGGGGAAACCATGACCGGGTGTGTTGTGGGTTGACCTCGGCGGTGGGGTTTAACCCTGTGGCTAGAGCGGCTGCGGAGTGGACTAAGGCTGAATTGACTAGAGAAAATCTGGCTTGGCTGAAGGCGATGCCGCAGGGGCCGGTGGTTCCGGAACAGCCGAATGTGACTTGCGTGCATGGGTCGCCACTCAATGAAGATCAGTACATCTTGAGCAAGCGGGATGCGTGGGCTCCGCTGCAGCAGGCGGCTACGGCGATTACGTTCTTTGGGCATACGCATCTGCAAGGGGGATTCTCGCAGAAGGAGCATGACTGGCACGAGATCAAGACGCAGTTCAGGACGAGGAACGCGGCGGAGAGCTGGAAGATGTTGATTCCAGAGGAAACGCGGCACCTGATCAATCCGGGGTCGGTGGGGCAGCCGCGGGATTCGGATTGGCGGGCGGCGTTTGTGGTGTATGACCTGGAGGCGCGGGAGATTATTTATCATCGCGTGCCGTATGACCTGACGGCGGCTCAGGGGCGGATCCTGATGGCTGGGTTGCCGGAGAGGCTGGCGGCTCGTCTGCGCGAGGGAAGATAA
- a CDS encoding MBL fold metallo-hydrolase: MILKQYYLGCLAHASYLIGDEASSTAIIVDPQRDIQQYLTDAEKLGLQIRSVFLTHFHADFIAGHLELRDSCGATIYLGSRAEAEYPFVRIKDGDTLNFPGLRLQVLETPGHTIESISILVFDLEKDPAKPHAVLTGDTLFIGDVGRPDLRASLGWTANQLGGHLYNSLHNKLMTLPDETLVYPAHGAGSLCGKNLSSDTVSSLGDQRRFNYALQPMSKEEFIRIVTADQPDAPAYFTYDAILNTREHATLDKSLQEGLHPVDLNEVLSMGYVGAHILDVRDAAEYAKGHLPGSINIGLGGQYATWAGTILDRAKPIVIVAEPGREQEAALRLGRIGFDHIRGYLSGGMEALANRPDLVWPTERVTAQVAAEELATTTPPLVLDIRNPREWTTRHIAGSVNIPLGHLQERIAEIPRDRRIAVHCAGGYRSSIAASILHQHGITNLIEVAGGLAAWEAAKLPVVSEAQEQNRDQAAQQTA, from the coding sequence ATGATTCTGAAACAGTACTATCTGGGCTGCCTCGCCCACGCCTCCTATCTCATCGGAGACGAGGCAAGCTCAACCGCAATCATCGTCGACCCGCAGCGCGACATCCAGCAATACCTCACCGACGCCGAAAAGCTCGGCCTCCAGATCCGCTCCGTGTTCCTGACGCACTTCCACGCGGACTTCATCGCTGGCCATCTCGAGCTGCGCGACAGCTGCGGCGCAACCATCTATCTCGGCTCTCGCGCAGAGGCCGAATATCCCTTTGTACGCATCAAGGACGGCGACACGCTGAACTTTCCCGGACTGCGCCTGCAGGTCCTCGAAACCCCCGGCCACACCATCGAATCCATCTCGATCCTGGTCTTCGATCTCGAGAAAGACCCGGCAAAACCGCATGCAGTCCTCACCGGCGATACGCTCTTTATCGGTGACGTTGGCCGGCCCGACCTGCGAGCTTCCCTCGGCTGGACCGCAAACCAGCTCGGCGGACACCTCTATAACTCCCTCCACAACAAGCTCATGACGCTCCCCGACGAAACCCTCGTCTACCCAGCGCACGGTGCGGGATCGCTCTGCGGCAAAAACCTCTCCTCCGACACCGTCTCCTCTCTCGGAGATCAACGACGCTTCAACTACGCCCTCCAGCCGATGTCGAAAGAGGAGTTCATTCGTATCGTCACCGCCGACCAGCCCGACGCTCCGGCATACTTCACCTACGACGCGATCCTCAATACTCGCGAGCACGCCACCCTGGATAAGAGTCTTCAGGAGGGTCTTCATCCCGTCGATCTCAATGAGGTCCTCTCAATGGGTTACGTGGGCGCTCATATCCTAGACGTCCGTGATGCCGCCGAGTATGCCAAGGGTCACCTTCCCGGCAGTATCAATATTGGATTAGGCGGCCAATATGCAACCTGGGCAGGCACAATTCTCGATCGGGCCAAACCCATCGTCATCGTCGCTGAGCCGGGACGGGAACAGGAAGCCGCCTTGCGCCTGGGCCGTATCGGTTTCGATCACATCAGAGGCTATCTCTCAGGCGGCATGGAAGCGCTCGCAAACAGGCCAGACTTGGTGTGGCCAACAGAACGCGTCACCGCCCAGGTAGCCGCAGAAGAACTAGCAACAACAACTCCGCCTCTGGTGCTCGACATCAGAAACCCACGCGAGTGGACCACCCGGCACATCGCCGGCAGCGTAAACATTCCACTCGGCCACTTACAAGAGCGCATTGCCGAGATCCCCCGCGACCGCCGCATTGCGGTCCACTGCGCTGGCGGCTATCGTTCTTCCATCGCCGCCAGCATCCTGCACCAGCACGGCATCACGAACCTCATCGAAGTAGCCGGTGGTCTCGCCGCCTGGGAAGCCGCCAAACTCCCAGTCGTCTCCGAAGCTCAGGAACAGAACCGGGACCAGGCTGCCCAGCAAACTGCTTAA